In Anaerolineales bacterium, a genomic segment contains:
- a CDS encoding PaaI family thioesterase yields the protein MTTHLSDHDHHHTPTDHPLQDIWHNGTCYGCGPANPHGLQIKSYWSETENAALCTFQGQPYHNAGFDNVMYGGLVASLCDCHSIWAAIAVTYRHEGRDYGSAPSISYVTGNLNVSFRAPTPLDRAIVLKAHVQKVEGRKALIHTVVLAGETITAEAQVLAIRIPLDKALGATMG from the coding sequence GTGACGACGCATTTATCGGATCATGATCATCATCACACACCCACCGACCATCCCTTGCAAGATATTTGGCATAACGGCACCTGCTATGGCTGCGGACCCGCCAATCCGCATGGGTTGCAGATCAAAAGCTATTGGTCGGAGACGGAAAATGCCGCGCTTTGCACCTTTCAAGGGCAGCCTTACCACAACGCTGGGTTCGATAACGTTATGTATGGGGGGTTAGTCGCCTCACTATGCGACTGCCACTCCATTTGGGCGGCAATCGCCGTCACCTATCGGCACGAGGGGCGGGATTATGGATCAGCCCCTTCGATCAGCTATGTCACAGGAAATCTAAATGTCAGTTTCCGTGCGCCAACACCGCTTGATCGGGCAATTGTCTTGAAGGCGCACGTCCAAAAGGTAGAAGGGCGTAAGGCACTGATCCACACGGTTGTGCTGGCGGGGGAGACAATCACCGCCGAGGCGCAGGTACTGGCGATCCGCATTCCTTTGGATAAGGCGTTGGGGGCAACGATGGGCTGA
- a CDS encoding xanthine dehydrogenase family protein translates to MTTHPPRLNTFTVGQSIHRVDGRGKVTGETAYPGDIDLPGQLWGKIRFADRTHARIVAVDTTKAQAQPGVVAIFTAADVPCNEYGLVHYDQPVLCGVGSTKAGADVVRCRADYVAFVVAEDEEAAAAGRDLIEITYEDLPIVTDPEAAMLEGAPQLHAEYPNNILCHYRIRKGEMAAGWAAADVVVEGMFHTGWQEHAYLQPEAGLGYLDEEGRVTVVVAGQWTHEDQAQIAHALALPPEQVRVIYPAIGGAFGGREDMSVQIILALAAQKLQRPVKIIWSRSESILAHHKRHPITISARWGATREGKVVAAEGRVVGDGGAYAYTTTKVMGNANLMATGPYTIPNIQLDTYGVYTNNIPSGAFRGFGGPQGAFAAEGMMNRLAEALGIDPVEIRRRNVLREGDLLSVGTPLPPGVTIAEVVERCAREGGQWEETPKGFQRNPTAPPSAPHKRRGVGFACGFKNVGFSFGFPERAWATIELHGKTAIEKVIVRQSSAEVGQGAHTVIVQMAAEAVGVPLEWVRLLTHDTAHADDAGSASASRITFMAGNAIRGAAALALAAWANEERPAVGTFQYRPPPTTSYDPQTGRANPNFAYGYVAQAVELEVDMETGQIEVIKVTSAHDVGKAVNPELVRGQVEGAVVQAQGYALYENLISREGVIQNPFLSTYLIPTVWDIPHEVQSVILEIPDPIGPWGARGVAEMPYLGIAPAICAALHEATGVWMDAIPLTPERVVKALNEAGVRHGFV, encoded by the coding sequence ATGACCACACACCCCCCACGCCTCAACACCTTCACCGTTGGGCAGTCGATTCATCGCGTCGATGGGCGCGGGAAAGTCACTGGCGAAACCGCCTATCCTGGCGATATCGATCTGCCCGGGCAGCTTTGGGGCAAGATTCGTTTTGCAGATCGCACCCATGCCCGTATTGTGGCGGTAGATACCACCAAAGCACAGGCACAGCCGGGTGTTGTCGCCATCTTTACTGCCGCCGATGTCCCCTGCAACGAGTACGGCTTAGTCCACTACGATCAGCCTGTCTTGTGCGGCGTAGGCTCTACCAAAGCCGGGGCGGATGTCGTTCGCTGTCGTGCCGATTATGTGGCGTTCGTCGTCGCTGAGGATGAAGAAGCCGCCGCTGCCGGACGCGACCTAATCGAGATCACTTACGAAGATTTACCCATCGTCACCGACCCCGAAGCGGCTATGTTGGAGGGTGCGCCACAACTACACGCCGAGTACCCCAATAACATTCTCTGCCATTACCGGATTCGAAAAGGGGAGATGGCGGCGGGGTGGGCGGCGGCAGATGTCGTTGTGGAGGGCATGTTTCACACCGGCTGGCAAGAACATGCCTATCTTCAACCCGAAGCAGGTCTTGGCTATCTGGATGAGGAAGGGCGCGTCACCGTCGTTGTCGCCGGGCAGTGGACGCACGAGGATCAGGCACAGATTGCCCACGCGCTAGCACTTCCTCCCGAACAGGTGCGCGTCATTTATCCGGCAATCGGCGGGGCGTTCGGTGGGCGTGAAGATATGTCCGTCCAGATCATCCTTGCCCTTGCTGCGCAAAAACTACAACGCCCTGTCAAGATCATTTGGAGTCGCAGCGAGTCGATCCTTGCCCATCACAAACGCCACCCGATTACCATTTCGGCAAGGTGGGGCGCCACACGGGAGGGCAAGGTCGTTGCCGCCGAGGGGCGCGTTGTCGGTGATGGCGGCGCCTATGCCTACACGACGACGAAGGTGATGGGAAATGCCAACCTGATGGCGACGGGTCCGTACACGATCCCGAACATTCAGCTTGATACCTATGGTGTTTACACAAACAACATCCCGTCGGGGGCGTTTCGGGGGTTTGGCGGTCCGCAAGGGGCGTTTGCCGCTGAGGGGATGATGAACCGTTTGGCAGAGGCGTTGGGCATAGACCCCGTTGAGATACGCCGCCGGAATGTCCTTCGCGAAGGGGATTTGCTCTCGGTGGGGACACCACTCCCCCCCGGGGTGACGATTGCCGAGGTGGTAGAACGCTGCGCCCGTGAAGGTGGGCAGTGGGAAGAAACACCGAAGGGATTTCAGCGCAACCCTACCGCCCCGCCTAGCGCCCCTCACAAACGGCGCGGGGTGGGCTTTGCCTGTGGCTTTAAGAATGTTGGCTTCAGCTTCGGCTTTCCCGAACGGGCGTGGGCAACAATTGAACTACACGGAAAGACGGCAATTGAGAAGGTCATCGTCCGTCAATCGAGCGCTGAGGTGGGGCAGGGTGCGCATACAGTGATCGTCCAGATGGCGGCGGAGGCGGTGGGCGTTCCCCTAGAGTGGGTGCGCTTGCTAACTCATGACACGGCACACGCTGATGATGCCGGCAGCGCCTCTGCCTCGCGGATTACCTTCATGGCGGGGAACGCCATTCGCGGGGCGGCAGCCCTTGCTCTGGCAGCGTGGGCAAACGAAGAACGCCCCGCTGTGGGGACGTTCCAATACCGCCCACCGCCCACAACAAGCTATGATCCACAGACCGGGCGGGCGAACCCTAACTTTGCCTATGGTTATGTTGCCCAAGCTGTAGAACTTGAAGTAGATATGGAAACAGGGCAGATCGAGGTGATTAAGGTGACCTCTGCTCATGACGTGGGCAAAGCGGTGAACCCCGAACTTGTTCGAGGGCAGGTGGAAGGTGCGGTGGTACAGGCGCAAGGTTACGCCCTTTATGAAAACCTGATCAGCCGCGAGGGGGTAATCCAAAACCCCTTTCTCTCCACCTATCTGATCCCAACAGTGTGGGATATTCCCCATGAGGTGCAGAGCGTGATCCTCGAAATTCCCGACCCCATTGGACCATGGGGCGCACGGGGCGTCGCTGAAATGCCCTACCTCGGCATTGCGCCGGCAATCTGTGCCGCCTTGCACGAGGCAACCGGTGTTTGGATGGACGCTATTCCGCTCACCCCAGAGCGTGTGGTGAAGGCGCTAAACGAAGCGGGGGTTCGGCATGGGTTCGTATGA
- a CDS encoding EF2563 family selenium-dependent molybdenum hydroxylase system protein, which produces MGSYEHAGLDGRTRLPLFPPSDTLILIRGAGDLATGAAWRLARAGFPVAMTELPVPTAVRLPVCFSSCIRNETVIIEGIMARRASLAHLDQAWAWLAEGVIPVFVDPEGASLSALQPIAVVDGRVAKHNIDTTIHDAPFVAALGPGFTAGIDCHAVIETNRGHHLGRVYWTGSAEADTGAPATVGGIRHDRVLRAPSEGHMVQLMVIGNRARQGDRLARVGDVSLAAPFDGVVRGLIDDETYVTIGLKIGDLDPRARREYCFTISDKSLAVGAGVVEAILAAPSVRRMLQGHFVQGKPKKDVFDA; this is translated from the coding sequence ATGGGTTCGTATGAACACGCCGGACTGGATGGGCGCACCCGCCTGCCGCTTTTCCCCCCGTCAGATACGCTAATCCTGATTCGTGGTGCGGGCGATTTAGCTACAGGCGCCGCCTGGCGCTTAGCGCGAGCGGGTTTTCCCGTCGCCATGACAGAACTACCCGTACCCACTGCCGTGCGCTTGCCCGTCTGTTTCAGCAGTTGCATCCGCAACGAAACAGTCATTATCGAGGGGATCATGGCGCGGCGAGCATCATTGGCACATCTAGATCAGGCATGGGCATGGTTGGCAGAGGGCGTTATCCCCGTTTTTGTTGATCCAGAGGGGGCGTCCCTCTCTGCTTTGCAGCCCATTGCTGTTGTTGATGGGCGTGTTGCCAAGCACAATATCGACACGACAATCCATGATGCGCCCTTTGTCGCCGCGCTTGGTCCTGGTTTCACGGCAGGTATCGATTGCCATGCTGTAATTGAGACGAATCGTGGACACCATTTGGGGCGTGTCTATTGGACGGGGAGCGCCGAGGCAGATACAGGAGCGCCCGCCACAGTGGGCGGCATTCGCCATGATCGGGTCCTGCGTGCGCCATCAGAGGGGCATATGGTACAGTTGATGGTCATAGGCAATCGCGCCCGCCAGGGAGATCGTTTAGCGCGGGTGGGGGATGTTTCTCTTGCTGCACCCTTTGATGGGGTGGTGAGGGGCTTGATTGATGATGAGACATACGTGACAATAGGACTCAAGATCGGCGATCTTGATCCTCGCGCCCGTCGGGAATACTGCTTCACCATCTCCGACAAATCCCTCGCGGTGGGCGCAGGCGTGGTGGAGGCGATTCTCGCTGCGCCATCGGTACGCCGTATGCTTCAGGGGCATTTCGTTCAGGGGAAACCCAAAAAGGACGTGTTCGATGCGTAA
- a CDS encoding response regulator has protein sequence MTVKRALIVDDDYANRSIWDLMLTDHGYDVLTAADRTSGTEQVASDISLYLIDYHLPDGRGSEVIALARSQSPESVVVMVSMDDDSDVIREAMNAGSNIFMVKPSSPLLIRELLSDIDTGNINPGVRQLINRHGRRSYRDAT, from the coding sequence ATGACGGTAAAGCGTGCGCTCATTGTTGATGACGATTATGCCAACCGCTCGATCTGGGATTTGATGCTGACCGATCACGGCTATGATGTCCTTACCGCAGCGGACCGCACCAGCGGTACGGAACAGGTCGCCTCAGATATTTCCCTATACCTCATTGATTACCACCTCCCCGACGGACGGGGAAGCGAGGTGATCGCGCTTGCCCGCAGCCAATCGCCCGAATCTGTCGTTGTCATGGTTTCCATGGACGACGACTCTGATGTGATTCGAGAGGCGATGAACGCTGGCAGTAATATCTTTATGGTGAAACCCTCTAGCCCGCTGCTTATCCGTGAACTGCTTTCGGATATTGACACGGGAAACATCAACCCGGGTGTCCGCCAATTGATCAACCGTCACGGACGGCGCAGCTACCGCGATGCGACCTAG
- the yqeC gene encoding putative selenium-dependent hydroxylase accessory protein YqeC yields the protein MRLSEALGITRGDVVAFTGAGGKTSSLLTAGRELIDAGWRVIAATTTRIAVDELTSIPGAVTLGGDSLRPAAVSRALNQHGFIFLYRDVQNSKVIGLEPTTINELIDAVDSDVILVEADGARRLPFKAPYTHEPVIPSGTTLHVPVVGLNALGVPLDAEHVYNPEAIIAQYGYPGGERVRYPWIASVMRDPELGLKGVPPTARIVGMINRAPTTGIGRSAARLIARLILRERLISAVAFGSVQDADPILEVHRRVGAVVLAAGMSRRMNQPETSKVLLAWDGRPIIKAIVERLNRMRLDDIVIVTGHQAGQVRAVLERDSARFAHNADYQKGDMLSSLKTGLKALPPTISACLVALGDQPQIDPRIVSRILIAYYEGRGKIIAPSYKGRRGHPILIDRSLWGEILNLPKEGAPRDVINAHGEDTYYIETDNENILRDIDTPEDYREALRRAGLG from the coding sequence ATGCGGCTGTCAGAGGCACTGGGCATCACACGGGGCGATGTCGTCGCCTTTACCGGAGCAGGCGGAAAGACCAGCAGCCTGCTGACGGCGGGACGTGAGTTGATCGACGCCGGGTGGCGGGTGATTGCGGCTACGACGACGCGAATTGCTGTTGACGAATTAACCAGCATCCCCGGCGCGGTGACGTTAGGGGGCGATTCCCTTCGTCCGGCGGCGGTTTCCCGCGCCCTGAACCAACACGGATTTATCTTTCTCTATCGGGATGTTCAAAATAGCAAGGTGATTGGACTTGAGCCAACAACAATCAACGAACTGATCGATGCGGTCGACTCTGATGTGATCCTCGTTGAGGCAGATGGCGCCCGGCGCTTACCCTTCAAAGCCCCCTATACACACGAACCCGTTATTCCCTCAGGGACGACTCTCCATGTGCCGGTGGTCGGTTTGAATGCCCTCGGCGTGCCGCTGGATGCCGAGCATGTCTACAACCCAGAGGCGATCATCGCCCAATACGGTTATCCGGGTGGTGAACGGGTGCGTTACCCTTGGATTGCCTCTGTGATGCGTGACCCCGAACTAGGCTTGAAGGGTGTCCCGCCAACGGCTCGTATTGTGGGCATGATCAATCGCGCCCCAACAACGGGCATTGGACGCAGCGCGGCACGGTTGATCGCCCGTCTGATCCTTCGCGAACGGCTGATCAGCGCGGTGGCGTTTGGATCGGTGCAAGACGCCGATCCTATCTTAGAAGTCCACCGGCGGGTGGGCGCGGTGGTTTTGGCGGCGGGCATGTCGCGCCGCATGAATCAACCGGAAACCTCGAAAGTCCTTCTGGCATGGGATGGGCGTCCGATTATCAAGGCGATTGTGGAGCGGCTGAACCGGATGCGCTTGGATGATATTGTCATTGTCACCGGGCATCAGGCGGGGCAAGTCCGTGCTGTTTTGGAGCGGGACTCCGCCCGCTTTGCCCACAATGCCGATTACCAAAAAGGCGATATGTTGTCCTCGTTAAAGACGGGGTTGAAAGCACTGCCACCAACGATCAGTGCGTGTTTAGTCGCCCTCGGTGACCAGCCCCAGATCGACCCACGCATCGTCTCCCGTATCCTGATCGCCTATTACGAGGGACGGGGAAAGATCATTGCCCCTAGTTACAAAGGGAGGCGCGGACATCCAATTCTGATTGATCGTTCCCTGTGGGGGGAAATTTTAAACCTTCCCAAAGAAGGCGCTCCCCGCGATGTGATCAATGCGCATGGCGAGGATACCTACTACATCGAAACAGACAATGAGAACATCCTCCGCGATATTGACACCCCCGAAGATTACCGCGAAGCCCTGCGGCGGGCGGGTTTGGGGTAA